From a region of the Bacteroidales bacterium genome:
- a CDS encoding ZIP family metal transporter: MLEKFISLNVVSQAFIAGVFTWAMTALGAAFVFLFKKISPKVSAIMLGCAAGIMLAASFWSLLMPSIDMAASAGMIAWVPAVVGFLLGGLFLRLMDYVVPHLHIGAPTSEREGPRTKMKRSSLMIFAVTLHNFPEGLACGVAFGALATGGAESIGLMGAITLTLGIGLQNIPEGFAVSAPLLSEGFSRKKSFFYGQLSGTVEIVGAVLGAVIAASMTRFLPYALSFAAGAMIYVVVEEIIPESQRSKYGDIATIATMVGFAIMMILDVALS; the protein is encoded by the coding sequence TTGTTAGAAAAATTTATCTCATTAAATGTAGTTTCCCAAGCATTTATAGCCGGTGTTTTTACATGGGCTATGACCGCTTTGGGAGCTGCATTTGTGTTTTTATTTAAAAAGATTTCGCCGAAAGTATCGGCAATAATGCTTGGCTGTGCTGCAGGAATTATGCTTGCTGCCAGCTTTTGGTCGTTATTAATGCCGTCTATAGATATGGCAGCATCTGCCGGAATGATAGCTTGGGTGCCCGCTGTAGTCGGTTTTTTGTTGGGTGGATTATTTTTACGACTTATGGATTATGTTGTTCCACATTTGCATATCGGTGCACCAACGAGTGAACGTGAAGGTCCAAGAACCAAAATGAAAAGATCTTCTTTAATGATCTTTGCCGTAACTTTACATAATTTCCCTGAAGGTTTGGCTTGTGGTGTTGCTTTTGGAGCTTTAGCAACAGGAGGTGCAGAAAGTATAGGGCTTATGGGAGCAATTACATTGACTTTAGGTATTGGTTTACAAAATATTCCCGAAGGATTTGCAGTATCGGCACCATTGCTTAGTGAAGGTTTCTCACGAAAAAAGAGTTTCTTCTACGGACAACTATCCGGAACGGTAGAAATTGTTGGAGCTGTTTTAGGTGCGGTAATAGCAGCATCAATGACACGGTTTCTTCCTTATGCTTTGTCATTTGCGGCAGGAGCTATGATTTATGTTGTGGTTGAAGAAATTATTCCCGAATCACAAAGATCAAAATACGGAGACATTGCAACAATAGCAACAATGGTAGGTTTTGCTATTATGATGATATTGGACGTTGCATTATCGTGA
- a CDS encoding ferritin yields the protein MGKEAVLISKLDVEKLIEMLNAALAEEWLAYYQYWIGARMMEGPMRSEIEPELLTHANEELSHAELVVDRIIQLEGTPLLNPKDWFEKARCAYEAPVDPYVEVILEQNLRGERCAILRYQEIADFTFGKDYATYEMAVSILNDELEHEHDIEDWLADIKVMKDNFMKMKK from the coding sequence GGGAAAAGAAGCAGTTTTGATATCTAAATTAGATGTCGAAAAATTAATTGAAATGTTAAATGCAGCTTTGGCTGAAGAATGGTTGGCTTATTATCAATATTGGATAGGTGCTCGTATGATGGAAGGTCCTATGCGTAGCGAAATTGAGCCGGAATTACTAACACATGCTAATGAAGAATTATCACACGCCGAATTAGTTGTAGATAGAATTATCCAACTTGAAGGAACTCCATTATTAAATCCTAAAGATTGGTTTGAAAAAGCAAGATGTGCTTATGAAGCTCCTGTAGATCCTTATGTTGAAGTAATTCTTGAACAAAACTTGAGAGGCGAACGTTGCGCTATACTTCGTTATCAAGAAATCGCCGATTTTACTTTCGGAAAAGATTATGCTACTTATGAAATGGCTGTTAGTATCTTAAACGATGAGCTTGAACATGAGCATGATATCGAAGATTGGTTGGCAGATATTAAAGTTATGAAAGATAATTTCATGAAAATGAAGAAATAA